TATTTTTTCCATCAAACGAACGACAAGGGTATCAGCCATATTCCCGCTGTCAGAACGCCATTGAATAAATTGACCTACTAAGGCTTGATCGGTGCGGGTAATAACAAGTAAAGAACACCCAGGTGAAAGAGCCTTATTAGGATGGATAAAGACTTGATCTTCTTTGCGATAACGTTGTCCTAAAGATTCATCCTTTACTTTGAAGGCAAATGCTCCAGGAACCCCCAAGAGTTCACTAGGGCGCGTTAGCCATTCGGAGGCTGCATCAAAATCAATGCGATGCTTTTGACCTTCATTGTGAATATCGTAGAGCGGTAGATCTTGTGGAAGCATAGCAATAGCTCCCTGTTCGCCATATCCAGCCGCGGCTTGAGAAAGAAACCGCGTGCTGCTTGAATCGTGAACGAGAAGATCTCCGGGATGACAAGAAAGAACAAGGGCTAAACGGTGTAAAACATCCGCATTGAGACGGCGTGTCCCACTTTCGAGTCGTGAGAGATAAGAAGGCGATAGCCTTGTTAATTCAGCGAGTTCTTCAAGAGTGTACCCCCGACGTATGCGAAAATCTCTAAGAGGATGTTTTGATTTTTTGCGCTTTCTTAAAGCAACTTTATTTTTATTGTTTGGAGAAAGGGGGGTGAAACTTATAAGATTATTGGGTCCGAAGTTACTGTTTTGGATATCTTCTTCGTCAAAATCGTTTTCATAATTCGGGTTTCTTGGCGAAATTTTAATATTAGATTTTAGGTCAGGTACGGGTTTCATTTTTGTTGCTGTCATTTTTTGCCTCTCTGTAGCTTTGTTTTCATAGCCAAAGCATTAATTTGATTAACAAAATTTATTTCATGGGCAAAAAAAGTCTTAAAAACTTGACAAAATGACCCTCTTTTGTCAAAAAGAAAGCCATGAAATATTGATATACGATATATGCTAAAAACGCATACCAGGGCAAGGCTTTTTTTTAACAATCTTTTTTAAGAGGGAGACGACTCTATTCATGCTACATTCTCAGGAAAAAATTGGGAAAAATTTTTGGAACGAGGTTGACAAGAATCGATTAGAAGTTGCCTACCAAGCTGGAATTTCTTTGAAAGAAATTAGTACACTTCTTGGACGCACGTATCAAAGCATCAATAAGGCTC
The sequence above is drawn from the Candidatus Nucleicultrix amoebiphila FS5 genome and encodes:
- a CDS encoding helix-turn-helix domain-containing protein, whose translation is MTATKMKPVPDLKSNIKISPRNPNYENDFDEEDIQNSNFGPNNLISFTPLSPNNKNKVALRKRKKSKHPLRDFRIRRGYTLEELAELTRLSPSYLSRLESGTRRLNADVLHRLALVLSCHPGDLLVHDSSSTRFLSQAAAGYGEQGAIAMLPQDLPLYDIHNEGQKHRIDFDAASEWLTRPSELLGVPGAFAFKVKDESLGQRYRKEDQVFIHPNKALSPGCSLLVITRTDQALVGQFIQWRSDSGNMADTLVVRLMEKIGNEFCTKDISISKSNIKATYRIIGLMEAA